One stretch of Chryseobacterium indologenes DNA includes these proteins:
- a CDS encoding ABC transporter permease, with translation MPLSNLKLIVRKTRQDLFKSKQNLLIAVTVLLFCFLSIGIGFTKYSETYSKVKEYRKETRENWEHRPDKHPHRMAHYGYLVFRIGHPLSIFDNGLDDYLGNVIFLEAHKQNTANLSEAGSSGVLVRFGAFSAAFILQVIVPLIILFLGFGLIAREREDATLKLLTVQGASPRAILWGKTLGLWQFSLLFMIPLFPIILGIVLMTESSNFTDVVSRILVLFPAYMIFYFFFSTLTVLISAKSKSSSSALISLIGSWLILVIFLPKGIQFAAQNLYPTPSRIAFETKVEEDIMKVGDSHNPEDPHFKHIKDSLLAKFHVKTTDELPINYGGIVMKEGERISAKLYTDHLKKLQDQYNQQQKLNEIFGFINPVMAIKNLSMTASGTDYFAYRQFQNQAEEYRYKLAQRMNDLQIEHISNLKPGKGEKPAMVSKENWQKFPDFQYEFTSIKESVSNQNLPLATIIFWLFACVIMVELSAKKLKLI, from the coding sequence ATGCCATTGTCAAATTTGAAACTCATTGTAAGAAAAACCCGGCAGGACTTATTTAAAAGCAAACAAAACCTACTCATTGCTGTTACCGTCCTCCTGTTCTGCTTTTTAAGCATTGGAATTGGATTTACCAAATACAGCGAAACCTACTCAAAGGTAAAAGAATATCGTAAGGAAACACGTGAAAACTGGGAACACAGACCGGACAAACATCCACACAGAATGGCACATTATGGTTATCTCGTTTTCAGAATCGGGCATCCACTAAGTATTTTTGATAACGGATTGGATGATTATCTTGGAAATGTCATTTTCCTTGAAGCTCACAAACAGAATACCGCCAATCTTTCGGAAGCCGGAAGCTCTGGAGTTCTGGTACGTTTCGGAGCATTCAGTGCAGCATTTATTCTACAGGTGATTGTTCCTTTGATTATTTTATTTCTTGGTTTTGGCCTTATTGCTCGAGAAAGAGAAGATGCGACGCTGAAGCTCCTTACTGTTCAGGGAGCCTCGCCAAGAGCTATTTTATGGGGAAAAACCCTTGGGCTTTGGCAGTTTTCTCTATTATTTATGATTCCTTTATTCCCTATTATTTTAGGGATTGTACTTATGACTGAATCAAGCAATTTCACTGATGTTGTGTCAAGAATACTGGTCCTATTTCCGGCGTATATGATTTTTTATTTTTTCTTCAGTACATTAACGGTTTTAATTTCTGCAAAAAGCAAATCTTCATCATCCGCTTTAATCAGTTTAATTGGTTCGTGGTTAATTCTGGTGATTTTTTTACCTAAAGGCATTCAGTTTGCAGCGCAGAACCTCTATCCTACTCCATCAAGAATTGCCTTTGAAACTAAGGTGGAAGAAGATATTATGAAAGTCGGTGACAGTCACAATCCCGAAGATCCTCATTTTAAACATATCAAAGATTCTTTACTGGCAAAATTCCATGTAAAAACAACTGACGAACTTCCCATTAATTACGGTGGAATTGTGATGAAAGAAGGGGAAAGAATCAGTGCAAAACTATATACTGATCATTTGAAAAAACTTCAGGATCAATACAATCAACAGCAGAAACTGAATGAAATTTTCGGGTTCATCAACCCTGTGATGGCGATTAAGAATCTTTCGATGACAGCTTCCGGAACAGATTATTTTGCGTATCGGCAATTTCAGAATCAGGCTGAAGAATACCGTTACAAACTTGCACAACGAATGAATGACCTGCAGATTGAACACATCAGTAACCTCAAACCGGGAAAAGGTGAAAAGCCGGCAATGGTAAGCAAAGAAAACTGGCAGAAATTTCCGGATTTCCAGTATGAATTTACTTCAATTAAAGAAAGTGTAAGTAATCAGAATCTTCCTTTGGCAACTATTATTTTCTGGCTTTTTGCCTGTGTAATAATGGTTGAGTTAAGTGCAAAAAAATTAAAATTAATCTAA